The proteins below are encoded in one region of Deltaproteobacteria bacterium:
- a CDS encoding fatty acid--CoA ligase family protein, producing the protein MKTHPITRSRITEPELYRDIFSPPPDPAREFILNGTTYAEIYRLADGIRHLQPPEEKGREVICICTHNKALLAAALVASLAGGPRLVLPYAFSHQAILEVLETISPSFLLTDLTGDFPAGPGVITPQMLRHDSITSESFIDQDEPFLMLFTGGSTGKPVVWSKTPRNMLAEARHLSGKFGISPDDIFLSTVPPQHIYGLLFSVLIPFISSARVIDGLHSFPREIIRAVKDHGATVLVSVPVHYQVLKTDDLQRHTLRMAFSSAGVLDKEDAAYFHGTTGLDIIEIYGSTETGGVATRSRSSDGESWRPLATVDCKICDGKLHVRSDYISPTLPRDAEGFFITADRADSDGHNRFILQGRADDIVKIGGKRVDLAAVQTKMKKIPGVRDAVVVSLITGKGRQNKLAALVATYLDVPQLRRHIAAVSEAYAVPKHIVVVEEIPVTSTGKYDRIMIERILRSGKQKPG; encoded by the coding sequence ATGAAGACACATCCCATAACGAGGAGCCGTATTACCGAACCGGAATTGTATCGGGATATCTTCTCACCCCCTCCGGACCCGGCCAGGGAGTTTATCCTGAACGGCACTACCTATGCGGAGATCTACCGCCTTGCGGATGGGATTCGTCACCTTCAACCGCCGGAAGAAAAAGGCCGTGAAGTTATTTGCATCTGTACTCATAACAAAGCTCTTCTGGCAGCCGCACTGGTCGCATCGCTTGCCGGCGGCCCCCGTCTTGTTCTTCCCTACGCCTTCTCCCATCAGGCCATTCTGGAAGTCCTTGAGACCATATCTCCGTCATTTCTGCTCACAGACCTTACGGGTGATTTCCCCGCGGGTCCTGGGGTCATAACCCCCCAGATGCTGCGCCATGATTCCATAACTTCCGAAAGTTTCATCGATCAGGATGAGCCCTTTCTCATGCTGTTTACCGGCGGATCGACGGGTAAGCCTGTGGTATGGTCCAAAACACCCCGGAATATGCTTGCAGAGGCCCGGCACTTATCCGGAAAATTCGGTATATCTCCCGACGATATTTTTCTGTCAACGGTACCGCCCCAGCATATTTATGGTCTCCTCTTTTCCGTGCTCATTCCCTTCATCAGTTCCGCCCGTGTCATTGATGGGCTACATAGCTTCCCCAGAGAGATAATCCGGGCAGTAAAGGATCATGGGGCAACCGTCCTGGTCAGCGTTCCTGTCCATTACCAGGTTTTGAAAACGGATGATTTGCAGCGCCACACTCTCCGGATGGCTTTTTCCTCTGCGGGGGTGCTGGATAAAGAAGACGCCGCATATTTTCACGGCACAACGGGCCTGGACATTATAGAAATTTACGGTTCAACAGAAACCGGGGGGGTGGCTACCAGGTCTCGCTCGAGCGACGGCGAATCATGGCGCCCCCTGGCTACTGTCGATTGTAAAATATGCGATGGGAAATTGCATGTTCGGTCTGATTATATCTCTCCGACGCTACCCCGTGATGCCGAAGGTTTCTTCATCACAGCAGACCGTGCCGATTCTGATGGTCATAACCGGTTCATCCTTCAAGGCAGGGCGGATGATATCGTTAAAATCGGAGGAAAAAGGGTCGACCTGGCCGCAGTACAGACCAAAATGAAAAAGATACCGGGGGTCCGTGATGCTGTGGTTGTCTCACTCATCACCGGGAAAGGGCGTCAAAACAAACTGGCCGCTCTCGTGGCAACCTATCTGGATGTGCCTCAATTGAGGCGGCATATCGCCGCGGTCAGTGAAGCATATGCTGTTCCCAAACACATTGTCGTTGTAGAAGAAATTCCCGTGACATCTACAGGCAAATATGACCGGATAATGATCGAACGGATTCTCCGGTCGGGAAAACAAAAGCCTGGATGA